A single window of Mycobacterium sp. ITM-2016-00318 DNA harbors:
- the nagA gene encoding N-acetylglucosamine-6-phosphate deacetylase, producing the protein MLITADALLTGRELLAPAWIEVADGLVTAVGAGPTPRPADRNLGAVTVAPGFVDTHLHGGGGANFSTADHTETATAAAFHRRHGTTTMVASLVTAGPADLLRQVTALADDVRSGVIDGIHLEGPWLSTLRCGAHQPSLMRDPDPGEIDRVLEAGGGAIRMVTIAPEREGALAAIRQIVDAGVVAAVGHTEATYEQTRTAIDAGATVGTHLFNAMRPINTREPGPVIALLEDPRVTVELITDGVHVDPALYRHVVRSVGPDRVSLVTDAMAAAGMSDGRYWLGPLAVDVVGGVARVADSQTIAGSTATMDHQFRFAVQHSGLPRDEALMAAMRQSSSNPARALGLPGGELAAGTPADLVVLDADLAVSAVMRRGSWVTH; encoded by the coding sequence ATGCTGATCACCGCAGATGCGCTGCTGACAGGCCGAGAATTGCTGGCACCCGCATGGATTGAGGTTGCCGACGGTTTGGTTACCGCGGTCGGGGCGGGACCTACACCGCGGCCGGCGGATCGCAATCTTGGTGCGGTGACGGTGGCGCCGGGTTTCGTCGACACGCATCTGCACGGCGGGGGAGGAGCGAACTTCTCCACGGCCGACCACACCGAAACGGCTACCGCTGCCGCATTTCACCGCAGACACGGCACCACCACCATGGTCGCGTCGCTGGTCACCGCGGGTCCCGCGGATCTGCTGCGCCAGGTCACGGCTTTGGCCGACGACGTCCGCTCCGGGGTGATCGACGGGATTCACCTGGAAGGCCCGTGGCTGTCCACGCTGCGGTGCGGGGCCCATCAGCCGTCCCTGATGCGGGATCCCGATCCCGGCGAGATCGACCGCGTCCTCGAGGCAGGCGGCGGAGCGATCCGGATGGTCACCATCGCACCGGAACGCGAGGGTGCACTGGCTGCGATTCGACAGATTGTCGATGCGGGAGTGGTTGCTGCCGTGGGGCATACCGAGGCGACCTACGAACAGACCAGAACGGCCATCGACGCCGGTGCGACGGTCGGCACGCATCTGTTCAACGCCATGCGGCCGATCAACACCCGGGAACCCGGTCCGGTCATCGCGTTGCTCGAAGACCCGAGGGTGACAGTGGAGTTGATCACCGACGGCGTCCATGTCGATCCCGCGCTGTACCGGCATGTCGTGCGTAGCGTCGGGCCGGATCGCGTTTCCTTGGTGACCGATGCGATGGCGGCGGCAGGGATGTCCGACGGTCGGTACTGGCTCGGACCGCTGGCTGTGGACGTCGTCGGAGGGGTGGCCCGCGTCGCGGACAGCCAGACCATCGCGGGCAGCACCGCGACGATGGATCACCAGTTCCGGTTCGCGGTGCAGCACAGTGGATTGCCGCGTGATGAGGCGCTGATGGCCGCGATGCGGCAGTCGTCGAGCAATCCCGCTCGCGCGCTGGGGTTACCGGGCGGAGAGCTCGCCGCCGGTACGCCAGCCGACTTGGTGGTACTGGACGCCGATCTCGCGGTGTCGGCCGTCATGCGTCGCGGGTCGTGGGTCACCCATTAG
- the nagB gene encoding glucosamine-6-phosphate deaminase, which translates to MEVIILADAEEIGGIAADAIGALLGRNPAAVLGLATGSSPLAIYDELAARCEAGTISFRQARGFTLDEYVGLPADHPQRYRTVIDEVFASRVDFVPGAVEGPDGLAADIPAACAAYESAIQAAGGVDLQILGIGTDGHIGFNEPGSSLASRTRIKTLTRQTRVDNARFFDGDLDAVPTHCLTQGLGTIMAARHIILVATGRSKAEAVHQLVEGPVSALWPATVLQHHPHVTVLLDDAAARRLQLVDYYRETYRSKPKWQGI; encoded by the coding sequence ATGGAAGTCATCATCCTGGCCGACGCCGAGGAAATCGGTGGCATCGCGGCCGACGCGATCGGCGCGCTGTTGGGCCGCAACCCCGCCGCCGTGCTTGGACTGGCCACCGGGTCGTCGCCGCTGGCGATCTACGACGAGCTGGCGGCGCGCTGCGAGGCAGGCACTATCTCGTTTCGGCAGGCCCGCGGTTTCACCCTCGACGAGTACGTGGGTCTACCCGCCGACCATCCGCAGCGGTACCGGACCGTCATCGACGAGGTGTTCGCGTCCCGCGTCGATTTCGTTCCGGGGGCAGTGGAAGGCCCCGACGGCCTGGCGGCCGACATCCCGGCTGCGTGCGCGGCTTACGAGAGCGCGATCCAGGCGGCGGGCGGAGTCGATCTGCAGATCCTCGGAATCGGCACCGACGGGCACATCGGGTTCAACGAACCGGGTTCCTCGCTGGCATCCCGTACCCGCATCAAGACTTTGACCAGGCAGACCCGCGTCGACAACGCCCGATTCTTCGACGGCGACCTCGACGCGGTGCCCACTCACTGTCTGACGCAGGGCCTCGGGACCATCATGGCGGCCAGGCACATCATCCTGGTGGCCACCGGCCGCAGTAAGGCCGAGGCCGTGCACCAACTCGTTGAGGGCCCGGTGAGCGCGTTGTGGCCGGCGACGGTGCTGCAGCACCATCCGCACGTCACCGTCCTGCTCGACGACGCCGCCGCGCGACGGCTTCAGCTCGTCGACTACTACCGCGAGACGTACCGCTCGAAGCCGAAATGGCAGGGCATCTGA
- a CDS encoding DUF998 domain-containing protein, producing MYLVCEAVAAAGYPGYSYIDDYISDLGVYAIMNIGFTMHGALFLLGAIVVSRACRDIGAAGWGFVLAAAANAIGNALVGAFRSGDHWHVLGAGLAIVGGNVAVVIAGIGSREASRRYSSASIVIGAVGLACLTALIIDGASGSRLIPVGVLERGSVYSIVVWELMTGVVLLRFRRV from the coding sequence GTGTACCTCGTGTGCGAGGCGGTCGCCGCTGCGGGATACCCCGGCTACAGCTATATCGACGACTACATCAGCGACCTCGGCGTGTACGCGATCATGAACATCGGGTTCACCATGCACGGCGCACTGTTCCTGCTCGGCGCCATCGTCGTATCGCGTGCCTGTCGAGACATCGGTGCGGCCGGTTGGGGTTTCGTGCTTGCCGCGGCGGCGAATGCGATCGGCAACGCGCTCGTCGGCGCCTTCAGGAGTGGTGACCACTGGCATGTGCTCGGCGCAGGACTGGCGATCGTCGGCGGCAATGTCGCGGTTGTCATCGCCGGTATCGGCAGTCGCGAGGCATCACGTCGGTACAGCAGCGCAAGCATCGTCATCGGAGCCGTTGGCCTTGCGTGTCTCACGGCACTGATCATCGACGGCGCCAGCGGTTCACGGCTCATACCCGTCGGCGTCCTCGAGCGCGGATCCGTCTACTCGATCGTCGTCTGGGAGCTCATGACGGGCGTCGTGCTCTTGCGATTTCGGCGCGTTTAG
- a CDS encoding LysR family transcriptional regulator: protein MEQNPPFDLDALLVFGKVVECRSLSKAATLLGMPKSTVSRKLTKLESDLGIKLLRKNTHQLTVTDLGEKIYAHSVNILAEANGVRALVEGSRQEPQGELRVAIPVFVGIDYASRVGATFLARHPNSRLDIRLVDNMVDPIRDGFDVVFGTGPLQDSTLIARKVFDLELFLCASPDFVRSLPEPVIAPAQLDTVPFIDFGFAGPRKLTLSKNKRLHELSPQVRARANNFQVCKQYILQGLGIGTMPTQIICTEELRVGSIVPVLPEWQLEPLEVHMIYPFELSFSTLISAFYEAACEIIVENIARA, encoded by the coding sequence CCGTTCGACCTCGACGCCCTGCTGGTATTCGGCAAGGTCGTCGAATGCCGGAGCCTGTCGAAGGCGGCCACACTGCTCGGCATGCCGAAGTCGACTGTGAGCCGCAAGCTGACCAAGCTCGAATCCGACCTCGGCATCAAGCTGTTGCGCAAGAACACCCACCAGCTGACCGTCACCGACCTCGGCGAGAAGATCTACGCGCATTCCGTGAACATCCTGGCCGAGGCCAACGGCGTTCGCGCCCTGGTCGAGGGCAGCAGGCAGGAGCCGCAGGGCGAGCTGAGGGTCGCGATACCGGTGTTCGTCGGCATCGACTACGCGTCGAGAGTCGGCGCCACGTTCCTGGCGCGCCATCCCAACTCACGGCTGGACATCCGGCTGGTGGACAACATGGTCGACCCGATCAGGGACGGGTTCGATGTGGTGTTCGGGACGGGGCCGCTACAGGATTCGACACTCATCGCCAGGAAGGTCTTCGACCTGGAACTGTTCCTGTGCGCGTCGCCGGACTTCGTGCGAAGTCTGCCGGAACCAGTCATCGCCCCCGCGCAGTTGGACACCGTGCCGTTCATCGACTTCGGCTTCGCGGGCCCGCGCAAGCTCACCCTCTCGAAGAACAAACGATTACATGAGCTGTCCCCACAGGTTCGCGCCCGCGCCAACAACTTTCAGGTGTGCAAGCAGTACATCCTGCAGGGGCTTGGCATCGGGACGATGCCGACGCAGATCATCTGCACCGAGGAACTGCGCGTGGGCAGCATCGTGCCGGTCCTGCCCGAGTGGCAGCTCGAACCGCTCGAAGTGCACATGATCTACCCGTTCGAGCTGTCCTTCTCGACCCTCATCAGCGCTTTCTACGAGGCGGCCTGCGAGATCATCGTCGAGAACATCGCCCGCGCTTAG